CCGTCCAGAAGGCCAATTCCGGTCATCCGGGCCTGCCCATGGGAGCGGCCGACATCGCCACCGTGCTATTCTCGCGCTTCGTCAAATTCGATGCCGCCGACCCGCACTGGCCGGATCGCGACCGCTTCGTGCTTTCCGCCGGCCACGGCTCCATGCTGCTCTATTCGCTGCTGTTCCTGCTCGGTTACAAGGACATGCCGCTGGACCAGCTCAAGAATTTCCGCCAGCTCGGCTCGAAGACCGCCGGCCATCCCGAATATGGCCATGCCGAGGGCATCGAGACGACCACCGGCCCCCTGGGCCAGGGCATCGCCAATGCGGTCGGCATGGCGATCGCCGAGCGCCATCTCAACGCCCGCTTCGGCGGCGATCTCGTCAATCACAAGACCTATGTACTGTCCGGGGACGGCTGCCTTATGGAAGGCGTCTCGCAGGAAGCCATCACGCTGGCCGGCCATCTCAAGCTCAACCATCTGATCGTGCTCTGGGACGACAACGGCATCTCGATCGACGGCAAGGTCTCGATGGCGGATTCGACCGACCAGCTCGCCCGCTTCGCCGCCTCGGGCTGGAACACCACGATCATCGACGGTCATGACAGCGCGGCGATCGCGGCTGCCCTCGAAGCGGCCCAGTCCAGCGACAAGCCGTCTCTCATCGCCTGCAAAACGATCATCGGCTACGGCGCCCCCAACAAGCAGGGCACCGCCGCCACGCACGGTTCGCCCCTCGGCGCCGACGAAGTGGCCGCCGCCCGCAAGACGCTGGGCTGGGACCATCCGCCTTTCGAGATTCCGGCCGACATCATCGATTTCTGGCGCGCCGCAGGCAAGCGCGGCCGCGCCGAGCGCGAAGCCTGGGAAAAGCGCCTGGCCGCTAGCTCTTCGAAGAGCGACTTCAAGCGCGCCATCGCGGGCGCCCTGCCGGCGAATTTCGACGACACCATCGCCGACTACAAGAAGAAGCTGGCGCAGGAGCCGCCGGCGCTCGCCACCCGCAATGCCTCGCAGAACGCTCTCGACGTCATCAATGCGGTGGTGCCCGAGACGATCGGCGGCTCGGCCGACCTCACCGGCTCCAACAATACCAAGTCAAAAGACCTCAAGGCCCTCAACGCCGCCGACTATGGCGGGCGCTATGTCTATTACGGCATCCGCGAGCACGGCATGGCGGCGGCCATGAATGGCATGGCGCTGCATGGTGGCGTCATTCCCTATGGCGGCACTTTCCTGGTCTTCACCGATTATTGCCGGCCGTCCATCCGCCTGTCGGCGCTCATGGGGATCCGCGTGATCTATGTGATGACGCATGACTCCATTGGTCTCGGCGAGGACGGGCCGACCCATCAGCCGGTCGAGCATCTGGCCGCCTTGCGCGCCATCCCCAATCTCCATGTCTTCCGCCCCTGCGATGCGGTGGAGACGGCGGAATGCTGGCAGCTGGCGCTCAAGGCCGAGAAGACCCCGAGCATCCTGGCGCTCACCCGCCAGAAGCTCAGGCCGGCGCGCATGACCTATTCGGCGAAGAATCTGTGCGCCCAAGGAGCGTATGAGATCGCGCCGAGCGCAAAGAAGTCGAAGGCCGTCATCTTCGCCTCCGGTTCCGAAGTTGAGATCGCCATCGATGCCAAGGCCCTTCTCGACAAGGCCGGCATCCCGGCCCGGGTCGTCTCGGTGCCTTCGATGGATCTCTTCGAGAAGCAGAGCAAGGCCTACAAGGACAAGGTGCTGGGCACGGAGAAGATCCGCATCGGAATCGAAGCGGCCTTGCGCAACAACTGGGACCGCTTCATCGGCCTCGACGGCATCTTCGTCGGCATGACCGGTTTCGGCGCCTCGGGCCCGATCGAAAAGCTCTACCCGCATTTCGGTATTACCGCCAAGCATGTGCTGCAGGCGGTCAAGAAGAAGACGCGCTGAGGGCTGCGTTCGCCCTCCTTCCCTCCCCTTGCGGGGAGGGTGGGGTCGGACAGCGGTGGAATACTGTCAGGGAGCCTTGTGTTAATGCCTGCTTTCAAGACACTCGATCAGCTCGACGCGAAGAACAAGCGTATCGTTGTCCGCGTCGATCTCAATGTGCCGATCGAGAAGGGCGTGGTGCGCGACGCGACGCGCATCGAGCGCATCGTGCCGACCGTCAAGGAACTTCTCGATAAGGGTGCGGCGGTGATCCTGCTCGCCCATTTCGATCGGCCCAAGGGCAAGGTCGTGCCGGAAATGTCGCTGCAGCCGGTGGCGGCGGCGCTGGAGAAGGCGCTGGGGCGTCCGGTCACTTTCGTCTTCACCGACTGGCTGGATGGCAAAGCGGTTGAAGCCGCGAGTAATGCAAAGCCCGGCCAGTGCCTCCTCATGGAGAACACCCGCTACCACGCGGGCGAAGAGAAAAACGACACCGCTCTTTCCAAGACATTCGCGAGCCTGGGCGATGCTTACGTGAATGACGCATTTTCGGCGGCCCATCGCGCTCACGCCTCGACCGAGGGTGTCGCCCATCTCCTGCCGGCTTATGCCGGACGCGCCATGGAGGCCGAGCTCAGGGCGCTCGAGGCCGCACTCGAGAAGCCGAAGCGGCCTCTCGTCGCCGTGGTCGGCGGTGCCAAGGTCTCGACCAAGCTCGAACTCCTCGGCAATCTGTCGGGCGTCGCCAATGTGATCGTGATCGGCGGCGGCATGGCCAACACCTTCCTCGCGGCTCTTGGCCATCCAGTCGGCAAGTCGCTCTGCGAGCATGACCTCGCGCAGACGGCGAAGGACATCCTCGCCACCGCGAAGGCGAAGTCCTGCGAGATATTGCTGCCCGTCGATGCCGTCGTCGCCAAGGAATTCAAGGCCGGCGCGCCATCCCGTGTCGTCGATATCACCGGCGTCGCCGCCGACGAGATGATCCTCGATGCCGGGCCGAAGAGCATAAGCGCCATCAAGACCGCTTTCGACAAGGCCGGCACTCTCGTCTGGAACGGGCCGCTTGGCGCCTTCGAGATCGAACCCTTCGATAAGGCCACCAACGAGGCGGCGCGCCATGCGGCCAAGCTGACCCGGGAGGGCAGGCTCGTCTCGATTGCCGGCGGCGGCGACACCGTCGCCGCCCTCAACCAGGCGAAAGCCGCTGACGATTTCAGCTATATTTCAACGGCAGGGGGCGCCTTCCTCGAATGGCTGGAAGG
This genomic stretch from Nordella sp. HKS 07 harbors:
- the tkt gene encoding transketolase — its product is MTSDTAAQAATSLSATLISDEERLKLRTYANAIRALSMDAVQKANSGHPGLPMGAADIATVLFSRFVKFDAADPHWPDRDRFVLSAGHGSMLLYSLLFLLGYKDMPLDQLKNFRQLGSKTAGHPEYGHAEGIETTTGPLGQGIANAVGMAIAERHLNARFGGDLVNHKTYVLSGDGCLMEGVSQEAITLAGHLKLNHLIVLWDDNGISIDGKVSMADSTDQLARFAASGWNTTIIDGHDSAAIAAALEAAQSSDKPSLIACKTIIGYGAPNKQGTAATHGSPLGADEVAAARKTLGWDHPPFEIPADIIDFWRAAGKRGRAEREAWEKRLAASSSKSDFKRAIAGALPANFDDTIADYKKKLAQEPPALATRNASQNALDVINAVVPETIGGSADLTGSNNTKSKDLKALNAADYGGRYVYYGIREHGMAAAMNGMALHGGVIPYGGTFLVFTDYCRPSIRLSALMGIRVIYVMTHDSIGLGEDGPTHQPVEHLAALRAIPNLHVFRPCDAVETAECWQLALKAEKTPSILALTRQKLRPARMTYSAKNLCAQGAYEIAPSAKKSKAVIFASGSEVEIAIDAKALLDKAGIPARVVSVPSMDLFEKQSKAYKDKVLGTEKIRIGIEAALRNNWDRFIGLDGIFVGMTGFGASGPIEKLYPHFGITAKHVLQAVKKKTR
- the pgk gene encoding phosphoglycerate kinase, producing MPAFKTLDQLDAKNKRIVVRVDLNVPIEKGVVRDATRIERIVPTVKELLDKGAAVILLAHFDRPKGKVVPEMSLQPVAAALEKALGRPVTFVFTDWLDGKAVEAASNAKPGQCLLMENTRYHAGEEKNDTALSKTFASLGDAYVNDAFSAAHRAHASTEGVAHLLPAYAGRAMEAELRALEAALEKPKRPLVAVVGGAKVSTKLELLGNLSGVANVIVIGGGMANTFLAALGHPVGKSLCEHDLAQTAKDILATAKAKSCEILLPVDAVVAKEFKAGAPSRVVDITGVAADEMILDAGPKSISAIKTAFDKAGTLVWNGPLGAFEIEPFDKATNEAARHAAKLTREGRLVSIAGGGDTVAALNQAKAADDFSYISTAGGAFLEWLEGKPLPGVKALRGA